One Panicum virgatum strain AP13 chromosome 9K, P.virgatum_v5, whole genome shotgun sequence genomic region harbors:
- the LOC120651448 gene encoding deoxymugineic acid synthase 1-A-like, whose amino-acid sequence MAAGDSSRRGTATAAVTVPAVALSSGKPMPRVGFGTATATLGQAEGHAVVTEAVLRAIDAGYRHFDTAAVYNTEAALGDAIAEAIRAGTIASRDEVYVTSKLWIADAHPGRVLPALQKTLENLRMEYVDLYLIHHPVSLRPPEGDEAASAALVVKKNLVAMDMKGVWEEMEECHRRGLARAIGVSNFACKKLEHLLSFARIPPAANQVEVHPYCRQNKLRELCREKGIQLCAFSPLGANGTPWANTSVMDSPVLKQIAQDRGKTVAQVCIRWVYEQGDCVITKSFNESRMRENLDIFGWELTDADHRKISELPESRGNYNFLVHESGPYKTVEELWDGEITAGHCIPTALVSSD is encoded by the exons ATGGCGGCCGGTGATTCCAGCAGACGAGGGACGGCAACCGCGGCCGTCACGGTGCCAGCGGTGGCGCTGAGCTCCGGGAAGCCGATGCCGCGGGTGGGCTTcggcacggcgacggcgacgctcgGCCAGGCCGAGGGCCACGCCGTCGTGACGGAGGCCGTCCTCCGCGCCATCGACGCCGGATACCGCCACTTCGACACCGCCGCGGTGTACAACACGGAGGCCGCGCTCGGGGACGCCATCGCCGAGGCCATCCGCGCGGGGACCATCGCCTCCCGCGACGAGGTCTACGTCACCTCCAAGCTCTGGATCGCCGACGCGCACCCCGGCCGCGTCCTTCCGGCGCTCCAGAAGACACTAGA GAATCTGCGGATGGAGTACGTGGACCTGTACCTGATTCACCACCCGGTGAGCCTGCGCCCGCCGGAGGGTGATGAAGCAGCCTCGGCGGCGTTGGTGGTGAAGAAGAACCTGGTGGCGATGGACATGAAGGGGGTGTGGGAGGAGATGGAGGAGTGCCACCGGCGAGGGCTGGCCAGGGCCATCGGCGTCAGCAACTTCGCCTGCAAGAAGCTCGAGCACCTGCTCTCCTTCGCGAGGATCCCTCCGGCAGCTAACCAGGTGGAGGTCCACCCGTACTGCCGCCAGAACAAGCTGAGGGAGTTGTGCAGGGAGAAGGGGATCCAGCTCTGCGCCTTCTCCCCCCTGGGCGCCAACGGCACGCCATGGGCCAACACTTCCGTCATGGACAGCCCTGTCCTCAAGCAGATCGCCCAGGACAGGGGCAAAACCGTCGCCCAG GTGTGCATTAGGTGGGTGTACGAGCAGGGAGACTGCGTGATCACCAAGAGCTTCAACGAGAGTAGGATGCGAGAGAACCTCGACATCTTCGGCTGGGAGCTCACCGACGCCGACCACCGGAAGATCAGTGAACTCCCGGAATCCAGGGGAAACTACAATTTCTTGGTGCATGAATCCGGGCCGTACAAAACAGTGGAGGAGTTGTGGGACGGCGAGATCACTGCCGGCCACTGCATCCCAACGGCGCTTGTTTCGTCTGATTGA